A window from Micromonospora profundi encodes these proteins:
- the trhA gene encoding PAQR family membrane homeostasis protein TrhA encodes MTTSAPLRLKPVDIGKPRMRGWLHTYAFFVAVASGIVLCSIAATRPGWAPLVSCVIYSLTVCGLFGTSALYHRRVWSERGYQLMRRMDHSMIFVFIAGTYTPLCVMLLEPRQATVMLSLVWGGALAGVAVKMAWPHAPRWVSAPLYLALGWVAVAMLPEILRGGGVTALVLLIVGGVMYSVGAVFYALRRPNPWPSVFGHHEFFHACTLLAALCHHIAIYFALFA; translated from the coding sequence GTGACCACCTCCGCCCCGCTTCGCCTGAAGCCGGTCGACATCGGCAAACCCCGGATGCGCGGCTGGCTGCACACGTACGCCTTCTTCGTCGCCGTTGCCAGCGGCATCGTGCTCTGCTCGATCGCCGCCACCCGACCAGGGTGGGCGCCGCTGGTGAGCTGCGTCATCTACAGCCTGACGGTCTGCGGCCTCTTCGGCACCAGCGCGCTCTACCACCGTCGCGTGTGGTCGGAGCGCGGCTACCAACTGATGCGCCGGATGGACCACTCGATGATCTTCGTGTTCATCGCGGGGACGTACACGCCGCTCTGCGTCATGCTGCTCGAACCGCGACAGGCGACCGTGATGCTGTCCCTGGTCTGGGGTGGCGCGCTGGCCGGCGTGGCGGTCAAGATGGCCTGGCCGCACGCACCGCGCTGGGTCTCCGCGCCGCTCTACCTGGCGCTCGGCTGGGTGGCGGTGGCCATGCTTCCCGAGATCCTGCGCGGCGGCGGCGTCACCGCGCTGGTGCTGCTGATCGTCGGCGGCGTCATGTACAGCGTCGGCGCGGTCTTCTACGCGCTGCGCCGCCCCAACCCGTGGCCCAGCGTCTTCGGCCACCACGAGTTCTTCCACGCCTGCACGCTGCTCGCGGCGCTGTGCCACCACATCGCGATCTACTTCGCGCTGTTCGCCTGA
- a CDS encoding DUF6458 family protein, producing MGIGGSIFLIALGAIFAFAVEADLGWLDLAVVGWVLMLAGVAGLLVTLYFWNSRRRTVVAAPVRQDRVVADRVVPVQDDRVVEEYREVRRPGRPV from the coding sequence ATGGGCATTGGTGGCAGCATTTTCCTGATCGCATTGGGCGCGATCTTCGCATTCGCCGTGGAGGCCGATCTGGGCTGGCTGGACCTGGCCGTGGTCGGCTGGGTGCTCATGCTGGCCGGTGTCGCCGGCCTGCTCGTCACCCTCTACTTCTGGAACAGCCGCCGCCGCACGGTGGTCGCCGCACCCGTCCGCCAGGACCGCGTGGTGGCCGACCGGGTGGTGCCGGTGCAGGACGACCGGGTCGTCGAGGAGTACCGCGAGGTGCGCCGGCCGGGTCGCCCGGTCTGA
- a CDS encoding SixA phosphatase family protein, whose amino-acid sequence MTDSRVETRTLVLLRHAKAEAGAEGTDDNDRPLSARGEADAAAAGAWLARHDLLPDVVICSTTRRTRQTWHGVAMGMTGAPPEGGPTGPRPTVRYEPGAYDAHPEELLALVRTADPSARSVLLVAHNPGVSLLSAFLDPDGAADEGLRTAELVVHRSTLAWPELARAGAPIVERHTARD is encoded by the coding sequence ATGACGGACAGCCGAGTCGAGACGCGGACACTTGTGCTGCTCCGGCACGCGAAGGCCGAGGCGGGCGCCGAGGGCACGGACGACAACGACCGTCCACTCAGCGCACGCGGGGAGGCCGACGCGGCGGCGGCCGGCGCCTGGCTGGCCCGGCACGATCTGCTGCCCGACGTGGTGATCTGTTCGACCACCCGGCGTACCCGGCAGACCTGGCACGGGGTCGCGATGGGGATGACCGGTGCGCCGCCGGAGGGCGGGCCGACCGGCCCTCGGCCGACAGTCCGTTATGAGCCCGGCGCGTACGACGCCCACCCCGAGGAGCTGTTGGCGCTGGTCCGCACCGCAGATCCGTCGGCCCGAAGCGTGCTGCTGGTCGCCCACAACCCGGGTGTCTCGTTGTTGTCGGCGTTCCTCGACCCGGACGGGGCGGCCGACGAGGGCCTGCGGACAGCCGAGCTGGTGGTGCACCGCAGCACGCTCGCCTGGCCGGAGTTGGCGCGCGCCGGAGCACCGATCGTCGAACGGCACACCGCACGCGACTGA
- a CDS encoding DUF6458 family protein: MGVGSGIFLIALGAIMTFAIRANVWWIDLRAVGWVFILAGLAVLLTTLWFWQDRRKRARTLIVEENRLSHPTAMMPPPPDPPPPTAPPS; encoded by the coding sequence ATGGGTGTAGGAAGCGGCATATTTCTCATCGCGCTCGGCGCGATCATGACTTTCGCGATCAGAGCCAATGTCTGGTGGATCGACCTACGCGCAGTCGGCTGGGTGTTCATCCTGGCCGGGCTTGCCGTGCTGCTCACCACGCTGTGGTTCTGGCAGGACCGGCGCAAGCGGGCCCGGACCCTCATCGTGGAGGAGAACCGGCTGTCTCATCCGACGGCGATGATGCCGCCGCCGCCCGACCCGCCGCCGCCGACCGCGCCACCTTCCTGA
- a CDS encoding acyl-CoA dehydrogenase, whose translation MTHYKSNLRDLEFNLFEVFGADQAFGQAPYSELDADTARTFLAELDRLAREDLAASYTDSDRNPPVFDPATHTAPLPASFKKSYQAFMDSEFWRLDLPPHLGGTTAPRALWWALAELVLGSNAPIWMYASGPSFAHVLEVEGTEQQKRWAKLFIDKQWGSTMVLTEPDAGSDVGAGRARAIQQPDGSWHIEGVKRFITSGEHDLSDNIVHYVLARPVGVEGHGGPGTKGLSLFVVPKFHFDETTGELGERNGVYATNVEHKMGLKVSNTCELTFGEHGVPAKGWLLGDKHDGIRQMFMIIEYARMLVGTKAIATLSTGYLNALEYAKNRVQGADLVQQTDKTAPRVTITHHPDVRRSLLLQKSYAEGLRALVLYTATWQDKVAIAEAAGDEKATKLAKRVNDLLLPLVKGVGSERAYELLGHEALQTFGGSGFLQDYPLEQYVRDAKIDTLYEGTTAIQSLDLIFRKIVRDNGKALMAVASEIQEFISSEAGNGQLKEERQALGKALGEVQNILGVMTGWLGEAQGGETRALYKVGLSSRRFLLAIGDLVVGWLLQKQADVALKALAGDVSASDKAFYTGKVAAARFFAREVLPRIGADRRIIEGTDLDIMDLPEEAF comes from the coding sequence ATGACCCACTACAAGAGCAACCTGCGGGACCTTGAGTTCAACCTCTTCGAGGTCTTCGGGGCGGACCAGGCGTTCGGCCAGGCGCCGTACTCGGAGCTCGACGCCGACACCGCCCGCACCTTCCTCGCGGAGCTCGACCGGCTCGCCCGCGAGGACCTGGCCGCCAGCTACACGGACAGCGACCGCAACCCGCCGGTGTTCGACCCGGCCACGCACACCGCGCCGCTGCCGGCGTCGTTCAAGAAGTCCTACCAGGCATTCATGGACTCCGAGTTCTGGCGCCTGGACCTGCCGCCGCACCTGGGCGGCACCACCGCGCCGCGCGCCCTCTGGTGGGCCCTCGCCGAGCTGGTGCTCGGCTCGAACGCCCCCATCTGGATGTACGCCTCCGGCCCGTCTTTCGCGCACGTCCTGGAGGTCGAGGGCACCGAGCAGCAGAAGCGGTGGGCCAAGCTCTTCATCGACAAGCAGTGGGGCTCCACGATGGTGCTCACCGAGCCGGACGCCGGCTCGGACGTCGGCGCCGGCCGCGCCCGCGCCATCCAGCAGCCCGACGGCTCGTGGCACATCGAGGGCGTCAAGCGCTTCATCACCTCGGGTGAGCACGACCTGAGCGACAACATCGTGCACTACGTGCTCGCCCGCCCGGTGGGCGTGGAGGGCCACGGCGGCCCCGGCACCAAGGGTCTGTCGCTCTTCGTGGTGCCGAAGTTCCACTTCGACGAGACCACCGGCGAGTTGGGCGAGCGCAACGGCGTCTACGCCACGAACGTCGAGCACAAGATGGGCCTGAAGGTCTCCAACACCTGCGAGCTGACCTTCGGCGAGCATGGCGTACCGGCCAAGGGCTGGCTGCTTGGCGACAAGCACGACGGCATCCGGCAGATGTTCATGATCATCGAGTACGCCCGGATGCTCGTCGGCACCAAGGCCATCGCCACCCTCTCCACCGGCTACCTCAACGCCCTGGAGTACGCGAAGAACCGGGTGCAGGGCGCCGACCTGGTCCAGCAGACCGACAAGACCGCTCCCCGGGTCACCATCACCCACCACCCGGACGTCCGGCGCTCGCTGCTGCTGCAGAAGTCGTACGCCGAGGGTCTTCGCGCTCTTGTTCTCTACACCGCCACCTGGCAGGACAAGGTCGCCATCGCCGAGGCGGCCGGCGACGAGAAGGCCACCAAGCTGGCCAAGCGGGTTAACGACCTGCTGCTGCCGCTTGTCAAGGGCGTCGGCTCGGAGCGGGCGTACGAGCTGCTCGGGCACGAGGCCCTGCAGACCTTCGGTGGTTCCGGCTTCCTCCAGGACTACCCCCTGGAGCAGTACGTCCGGGACGCCAAGATCGACACCCTGTACGAGGGCACCACCGCCATCCAGAGCCTCGACCTGATCTTCCGCAAGATCGTGCGGGACAACGGCAAGGCGCTCATGGCGGTCGCCAGCGAGATCCAGGAGTTCATCTCCTCCGAGGCGGGCAACGGCCAGCTCAAGGAGGAGCGGCAGGCGCTCGGCAAGGCGCTCGGCGAGGTCCAGAACATCCTCGGCGTCATGACCGGCTGGCTGGGCGAGGCGCAGGGCGGCGAAACCCGCGCGCTCTACAAGGTCGGGCTGAGCAGCCGGCGGTTCCTGCTGGCGATCGGCGACCTGGTGGTCGGCTGGCTGCTCCAGAAGCAGGCCGACGTCGCGCTCAAGGCGCTGGCCGGAGACGTCTCCGCCAGCGACAAGGCGTTCTACACCGGCAAGGTGGCCGCCGCTCGGTTCTTCGCCCGCGAGGTGCTGCCGCGCATCGGCGCCGACCGGCGGATCATCGAGGGCACCGACCTCGACATCATGGACCTCCCGGAGGAGGCCTTCTGA
- a CDS encoding PP2C family protein-serine/threonine phosphatase has product MLSLVRTRLLQSGHRPLSPGSRAGLGAALTLLVIVSAVELSDGRRAHYIAILMTVPLLAAALASWRVVLGVGAVATLTGVGFAVVDPKMLLVTSVNVVGVALATGLAVAVASVRQRQAEQIGELTKLASVAQQAVLRPLGPQVGTLSVAGRYISSTATAEIGGDLYEAIDTPYGVRMIIGDVRGKGLDAVRLASIVLGSYRHVAYERADLRAVVADLDRAVARNVGDEDFVTAALVEERGGTLTIVNCGHPPPLLLRRGAVIPLEPPAPAPPLGFMPVVRPRVERLEPGDRLLLFTDGLGEARRDGEFFPTADRAWRLLGHGTVADGLASLETALVEWVHGRLDDDIALVLMEYAGTPTGVASAVPSWEVGAAES; this is encoded by the coding sequence ATGCTGTCCCTCGTACGCACACGACTCCTCCAGTCGGGCCACCGCCCGCTGAGCCCCGGATCCCGCGCCGGCCTCGGCGCGGCCCTTACTCTGCTCGTGATCGTCTCGGCTGTGGAGTTGTCCGACGGTCGGCGGGCGCACTACATCGCCATCCTGATGACGGTTCCGCTGCTGGCTGCCGCTCTGGCGTCCTGGCGGGTGGTGCTCGGCGTCGGCGCCGTGGCGACGCTGACCGGGGTGGGCTTCGCCGTCGTCGATCCGAAGATGTTGCTGGTCACCTCGGTCAACGTTGTCGGGGTGGCGCTCGCGACCGGGCTGGCGGTGGCGGTGGCGTCTGTACGGCAGCGGCAGGCTGAGCAGATCGGCGAGTTGACCAAGCTCGCCTCGGTGGCCCAGCAGGCTGTGCTGCGTCCGCTCGGTCCGCAGGTGGGCACGCTCTCGGTGGCCGGCCGCTACATCTCCTCCACCGCCACGGCCGAGATCGGCGGCGACCTGTACGAGGCGATCGACACGCCCTACGGCGTACGCATGATCATCGGCGACGTACGCGGCAAGGGGCTCGACGCGGTCCGGCTGGCAAGCATCGTCCTCGGCTCCTACCGGCACGTGGCGTACGAGCGGGCCGACCTGCGCGCCGTCGTCGCCGACCTGGACCGGGCGGTGGCCCGCAACGTCGGCGACGAGGACTTCGTGACCGCCGCTCTGGTGGAGGAGCGGGGTGGCACGCTCACCATCGTCAACTGCGGCCACCCGCCGCCGCTGTTGTTGCGCAGGGGCGCGGTGATCCCGCTGGAGCCGCCGGCACCGGCACCTCCACTCGGGTTCATGCCTGTGGTCCGCCCTCGCGTGGAGCGCCTGGAGCCCGGTGACCGGCTGTTGCTGTTCACCGACGGCCTCGGCGAGGCCCGGCGGGACGGCGAATTCTTCCCCACCGCCGACCGGGCGTGGCGGCTGCTCGGCCACGGCACGGTCGCGGACGGGCTCGCCTCGCTGGAGACGGCCCTCGTCGAGTGGGTGCATGGCCGGCTGGACGACGACATCGCTCTGGTGCTCATGGAGTACGCGGGCACGCCCACAGGTGTGGCGTCGGCCGTGCCGAGCTGGGAGGTCGGCGCCGCCGAGAGCTGA
- a CDS encoding septal ring lytic transglycosylase RlpA family protein: MAGRHSRTRMFSSPAGIVATAAVGVAVAVGGTFGAVQLTSGSTGSEQVALDLTPTTVPSSPATSSPSASPSASASASPSASASPSASRSPQAASRAKARTSTPKPSATAKKTTPAAKVLQSGSCGASFYSDGQLTANGESFNPSELTAAHKTLPFNTKVRVTNPSSGKSVVVRINDRGPFIDGRCLDLSRAAFATIASLDVGAFTVRYEVLG, encoded by the coding sequence GTGGCTGGTAGGCACTCCCGTACCCGCATGTTCTCCTCCCCCGCGGGCATCGTGGCCACCGCGGCGGTCGGCGTCGCTGTCGCCGTCGGCGGCACCTTCGGTGCCGTCCAGCTGACCTCCGGCTCCACGGGATCGGAGCAGGTGGCTCTCGACCTCACGCCGACCACCGTCCCCAGCAGCCCGGCCACCAGTTCCCCGAGCGCCTCCCCGAGCGCGAGCGCCAGCGCCTCCCCGAGCGCGTCCGCGAGTCCGTCGGCGAGCCGCTCGCCGCAGGCCGCCTCCCGGGCCAAGGCCCGCACGAGTACGCCGAAGCCGAGCGCGACCGCGAAGAAGACCACACCGGCCGCCAAGGTGCTGCAGAGCGGTTCGTGCGGCGCGTCCTTCTACTCCGACGGGCAGCTCACGGCCAACGGCGAGTCGTTCAACCCGAGCGAGCTGACGGCGGCGCACAAGACGCTGCCGTTCAACACGAAGGTCCGCGTGACCAACCCGAGCAGCGGCAAGTCGGTGGTGGTGCGGATCAACGACCGTGGCCCGTTCATCGACGGCCGTTGCCTCGACCTGTCCCGCGCGGCCTTCGCCACCATCGCCTCGCTGGACGTCGGCGCGTTCACGGTGCGGTACGAGGTGCTCGGCTGA
- a CDS encoding phosphoribosyltransferase family protein yields the protein MPGELTERLVDRFRWIDPGPGTSHLVSDISGWWRDPTVLAELGPALVAPYRAARPTVVLAPAVTGLLLGPLAATALGVGFVAAHKADDGRLPAGPLTWAKSPPDYRGRQVDLAVRDRHLGPGDRVLVVDDWVRTGAQLHALYDICAARGAEVLGTAVAVVDCPPEVAAELRITGLLAGTDLPA from the coding sequence ATGCCCGGTGAGCTGACCGAACGCCTCGTCGACAGGTTCCGGTGGATCGACCCGGGACCTGGCACCAGCCACCTCGTCAGCGACATCTCCGGTTGGTGGCGTGACCCGACGGTGCTTGCCGAACTCGGTCCGGCCCTGGTCGCGCCGTACCGGGCCGCCCGGCCGACAGTGGTGCTCGCCCCGGCGGTCACCGGACTGCTTCTCGGCCCGCTGGCCGCCACCGCCCTCGGGGTCGGGTTCGTGGCCGCACACAAGGCCGACGACGGGCGCCTACCAGCCGGGCCGCTCACCTGGGCGAAGAGTCCGCCGGACTACCGGGGCCGGCAGGTCGACCTGGCAGTCCGCGACCGGCACCTCGGCCCCGGTGACCGGGTCCTGGTTGTGGACGACTGGGTACGCACCGGCGCGCAACTCCACGCCCTCTACGACATCTGCGCGGCGCGCGGCGCCGAGGTGCTGGGCACGGCCGTGGCCGTCGTCGACTGCCCGCCCGAGGTCGCGGCCGAACTACGGATCACCGGCCTGCTGGCCGGCACCGACCTGCCGGCTTGA
- a CDS encoding questin oxidase family protein: MGDGILDEAYERLHRTGPEYEGWLSNHGPMAVEALARHGYPQHVHRWLDDYLTRLDELPRGLRPIDDWRAALGDPKRAGDWLAYFDRQLREHPWRDVLGTWWPRLLPGIAAGATHGVIRVGHAVRALDTNDANPRRLTELGQALGYWAARWQPVPGTDRLFDRATPDRAGTVDARGPDTADLDVAAALAGLPRIDDQTGGIRERLGQLPGVPHWEAAVAALRPARTPAEAERGLTALVHRAGLDYLRFGHAAPVMLVHAVTAPTAVLRTLPALDRALWAPSLAAAWAATAAVTSVYAPTDGITPPTLTAATPAEVFARAARNGDAHVVKLADAVLDAYAATGDERLLAAAGYAGQMI; the protein is encoded by the coding sequence ATGGGCGACGGGATCCTCGACGAAGCGTACGAACGGCTGCACCGCACCGGCCCCGAATACGAGGGCTGGCTCTCCAACCACGGACCGATGGCCGTCGAGGCGCTGGCCCGGCACGGGTACCCGCAACACGTGCACCGCTGGCTCGACGACTACCTCACCCGCCTCGACGAGCTGCCCCGAGGGCTGCGTCCCATCGACGACTGGCGGGCGGCGCTCGGCGACCCGAAGCGAGCCGGTGACTGGCTGGCGTACTTCGACCGGCAACTGCGCGAACACCCGTGGCGGGACGTCCTCGGCACCTGGTGGCCCCGGCTGCTGCCCGGCATCGCCGCCGGCGCCACCCACGGCGTGATCCGCGTCGGGCACGCCGTCCGCGCCCTCGACACGAACGACGCGAACCCCCGGCGGCTCACCGAACTCGGCCAGGCCCTCGGCTACTGGGCGGCCCGCTGGCAGCCCGTCCCCGGCACCGACCGCCTGTTCGACCGGGCCACGCCGGACCGGGCCGGCACCGTCGACGCGCGAGGACCGGACACCGCCGACCTCGACGTGGCCGCCGCGCTGGCCGGGCTGCCCCGGATCGACGACCAGACCGGGGGCATCCGGGAACGGCTCGGGCAGCTTCCGGGCGTACCCCACTGGGAGGCGGCAGTCGCGGCACTGCGCCCCGCACGGACCCCGGCCGAGGCGGAGCGGGGCCTCACCGCGCTGGTGCACCGCGCCGGCTTGGACTACCTGCGCTTCGGGCACGCCGCGCCGGTCATGCTGGTGCACGCGGTCACGGCACCGACCGCGGTACTGCGTACCCTGCCCGCCCTCGACCGGGCGCTCTGGGCGCCGAGCCTCGCCGCCGCCTGGGCCGCGACGGCGGCAGTGACCTCGGTGTACGCGCCGACCGACGGGATCACGCCGCCGACCTTGACCGCCGCAACCCCGGCGGAGGTCTTCGCCCGCGCGGCCCGCAACGGCGACGCCCACGTGGTCAAGCTGGCCGATGCGGTGCTGGACGCGTACGCGGCCACCGGCGACGAACGGCTGCTCGCCGCCGCAGGCTACGCGGGGCAGATGATCTGA
- a CDS encoding ASCH domain-containing protein: MWPRIGDLRALDLGTPGELRATLNTLVLAGVKTATAGRLAEYADEGEELEHVGERLALVDDNDMLVGVVEITGVEVVRFADVPWDFARAEGEGDRSIEEWRAGHATYWARLGTPVDDDTPIVCLRLRLVSGGEGGVASGDLST; encoded by the coding sequence ATGTGGCCTCGGATCGGCGACCTGCGCGCCCTCGACCTCGGCACCCCCGGCGAACTGCGGGCGACCCTGAACACCCTCGTGCTGGCCGGCGTGAAGACCGCCACGGCCGGCCGGCTGGCCGAGTACGCCGACGAGGGCGAGGAGTTGGAGCACGTCGGCGAACGGCTGGCCCTGGTCGACGACAACGACATGCTTGTCGGCGTCGTGGAGATCACCGGCGTCGAGGTGGTCCGCTTCGCCGACGTACCGTGGGATTTTGCCCGTGCCGAAGGCGAGGGTGACCGCTCGATCGAGGAGTGGCGAGCCGGGCACGCGACCTACTGGGCGCGGCTCGGCACCCCCGTGGACGACGACACCCCGATCGTCTGCCTACGCCTGCGACTGGTGTCCGGCGGCGAGGGCGGCGTGGCCAGCGGCGACCTCAGCACCTGA
- a CDS encoding LLM class flavin-dependent oxidoreductase, protein MRIGIVILPDQRWSEAQRRWRQADEWGFDHAWTYDHLGWRDLVDGPWFDSMATLTAAATVTSQIRLGTLVASPNFRHPAAFARQITTADDISGGRLLLGLGAGGIGFDSAVLGGETLPPRQRVDRFAEFTELLDLILREDGTTWRGDWFSAVDARNNPGCMQQPRVPFVVAANGPRSMRLVARFGQGWVTTGTDADDVEGWWGTVSALSARMDRTLDEAGRDPATLDRYLSMDAAPVFSLSSAQFFADQVGRAAGLGFTDVVTHWPRESSWYAGDEAVLVDVATRLLPQLRG, encoded by the coding sequence ATGCGAATTGGCATCGTGATCCTGCCCGACCAGCGCTGGTCCGAGGCGCAGCGCCGCTGGCGGCAGGCCGACGAGTGGGGCTTCGACCACGCCTGGACGTACGACCACCTGGGTTGGCGTGATCTGGTGGACGGTCCGTGGTTCGACTCGATGGCCACGCTGACGGCCGCCGCCACGGTGACCTCCCAGATCCGGCTGGGCACGCTCGTCGCGTCGCCGAACTTCCGGCACCCGGCCGCGTTCGCACGGCAGATCACCACGGCGGACGACATCTCGGGCGGCCGCCTGCTGCTCGGCCTGGGCGCGGGCGGCATCGGTTTCGACTCGGCGGTGCTGGGCGGCGAGACGCTGCCGCCGCGCCAGCGGGTCGACAGGTTCGCCGAGTTCACCGAACTGCTCGACCTGATCCTGCGAGAGGACGGCACCACCTGGCGTGGGGACTGGTTCTCGGCGGTGGACGCCCGCAACAACCCCGGCTGCATGCAGCAGCCCCGCGTGCCGTTCGTGGTCGCCGCGAACGGGCCGCGGTCGATGCGGCTGGTGGCCCGCTTCGGTCAGGGTTGGGTGACCACCGGCACCGACGCCGACGACGTGGAGGGTTGGTGGGGCACCGTGTCGGCGCTGTCCGCGCGGATGGACCGGACGTTGGACGAGGCCGGCCGCGACCCCGCGACCCTGGACCGCTATCTCTCGATGGACGCGGCCCCCGTGTTCTCCCTCAGCAGCGCGCAGTTCTTCGCCGACCAGGTCGGCCGGGCCGCCGGGTTGGGCTTCACCGACGTGGTGACGCACTGGCCGCGCGAGAGCAGCTGGTACGCCGGCGACGAGGCCGTCCTTGTGGACGTGGCGACCCGGCTGCTGCCTCAGCTACGCGGTTGA
- a CDS encoding dihydrofolate reductase family protein, which produces MTKVTAQLSMSLDGFYAGPRFDGDGDWMESAESAAFFRVTRWATEASAWRERQGFAGGEQDVNSEVIAESFGAAGAYVMGRRLADGGEIPWGDEPPFRAPVFVVTHRPRQTLLRAGGTSFTYVTDGVASAVEQARAAAGGKDVAVAGGGSLVRQVLKAGLLDELELHVVPVVVGTGLRLFDADLDLADKEAIELTPTRVIPTPQVTHIRYAVRGRAPLVLDDRGRGGGPTVTQ; this is translated from the coding sequence ATGACAAAGGTGACCGCACAGCTGTCGATGTCCCTGGACGGGTTCTACGCCGGCCCCCGCTTCGACGGCGACGGCGACTGGATGGAGTCGGCCGAGAGCGCAGCCTTCTTCCGCGTCACCCGGTGGGCGACAGAGGCGTCGGCGTGGCGCGAACGACAGGGTTTCGCCGGCGGCGAGCAGGACGTCAACTCCGAGGTGATCGCCGAGTCGTTCGGGGCCGCCGGGGCGTACGTGATGGGCCGGCGGTTGGCCGACGGAGGCGAGATCCCCTGGGGCGACGAGCCCCCGTTCCGCGCGCCGGTCTTCGTCGTCACCCACCGTCCGCGCCAGACCCTGCTGCGCGCGGGCGGCACCAGCTTCACCTACGTCACCGATGGCGTGGCCAGCGCCGTCGAGCAGGCACGCGCCGCAGCCGGCGGCAAGGACGTGGCCGTGGCCGGCGGCGGCAGCCTCGTACGGCAGGTACTCAAGGCCGGCCTGCTCGACGAGTTGGAGCTGCACGTCGTACCCGTCGTGGTCGGCACCGGCCTGCGGCTGTTCGACGCGGACCTCGACCTCGCCGACAAGGAGGCGATCGAACTGACGCCGACCCGCGTCATCCCCACGCCGCAGGTCACCCACATCCGGTACGCGGTGCGCGGCCGGGCCCCGCTCGTACTCGACGACCGGGGACGCGGCGGCGGGCCGACGGTGACGCAGTGA
- a CDS encoding VOC family protein, translating into MFTEAFPIVTTTDLPRLIAFYRDVVGFELTYRFPEDGEPEFVALRLGSSELGLAADPHAGDPALSRRWELCVYADDCDSAVEALRTGGATVTEAPVDQPWGERSARVTDPDGNRMLVLSRL; encoded by the coding sequence GTGTTCACCGAGGCGTTCCCCATCGTGACGACGACAGACCTGCCACGACTGATCGCGTTCTACCGGGATGTGGTCGGCTTCGAGCTGACCTATCGTTTTCCCGAGGACGGCGAGCCGGAGTTCGTGGCCCTCCGGTTGGGCAGCAGCGAGTTGGGCCTGGCAGCCGACCCGCACGCCGGTGACCCCGCGCTCTCGCGCCGTTGGGAGTTGTGCGTGTACGCCGACGACTGCGACTCGGCCGTGGAGGCACTGCGTACCGGCGGCGCGACCGTCACCGAGGCGCCCGTCGACCAGCCGTGGGGTGAGCGGTCCGCCCGGGTCACGGACCCCGACGGCAATCGCATGCTCGTGCTGTCCCGCCTCTAG
- a CDS encoding aminoglycoside adenylyltransferase domain-containing protein has product MIDGLTRTYLEAADEALPGYVRGLYVVGSAALGAWQPGVSDVDTVIMTSRPATSDDLAQLAKVHAEMPRSPHLDGVYLEPALVKSWPSDRQVLPFVVNGELRTDEPCGELSPVLWLTLQRYGIPVRGPAVTELGVRVDQEQLRRYNLDNLRDYWQAMVSTFPSEPTDGETEAAVDAEMVVWLVLGPARLHYTLARGDIISKAAAGDYLAQLFPEYAGLAHRAVRWRSGEAEQFTTTDLVAGGKSVNAVTEDAWRRFAGTRLH; this is encoded by the coding sequence ATGATCGACGGTCTGACGCGGACGTATCTCGAAGCGGCCGACGAGGCGCTGCCCGGCTATGTGCGAGGTCTTTACGTCGTCGGGTCCGCCGCGCTCGGCGCCTGGCAACCCGGTGTCAGTGACGTCGACACCGTGATCATGACGTCGCGTCCGGCAACGAGCGACGACCTTGCCCAGCTCGCGAAGGTCCATGCCGAGATGCCGCGATCACCCCATCTCGACGGGGTCTACCTGGAGCCCGCGCTGGTGAAGTCCTGGCCGAGCGACAGGCAGGTCCTGCCGTTCGTGGTCAACGGTGAGCTGCGAACCGACGAGCCCTGCGGCGAGCTCAGCCCAGTGCTGTGGCTGACCTTGCAGCGGTACGGCATTCCGGTTCGCGGCCCAGCCGTGACAGAGCTTGGAGTCCGGGTCGACCAGGAGCAGTTGCGCCGCTACAACCTCGACAACCTGCGCGATTACTGGCAGGCGATGGTCTCGACGTTTCCCTCGGAACCAACCGACGGGGAAACCGAGGCAGCCGTGGACGCCGAGATGGTGGTCTGGCTCGTGCTCGGGCCCGCGCGACTGCACTACACGCTCGCCCGTGGTGACATCATCTCGAAGGCCGCCGCCGGCGACTACCTGGCGCAACTGTTCCCCGAGTACGCCGGTCTAGCCCACCGGGCGGTCCGCTGGCGTTCGGGCGAGGCGGAGCAGTTCACGACCACAGACCTTGTTGCCGGAGGTAAGAGTGTCAACGCGGTCACCGAAGATGCCTGGCGTCGCTTTGCGGGCACGAGACTGCACTGA